A window from Citrus sinensis cultivar Valencia sweet orange chromosome 5, DVS_A1.0, whole genome shotgun sequence encodes these proteins:
- the LOC102618125 gene encoding alcohol dehydrogenase 1 isoform X1 — translation MSGTAGQVIRCKAAVAWEAGKPLVIEEVEVAPPQKNEVRLKILFTSLCHTDVYFWEAKGQTPLFPRIFGHEAGGIVESVGEGVTDLQPGDHVLPVFTGECKECPHCHSEESNMCDLLRINTDRGVMINDGQSRFSIKGKPIYHFVGTSTFSEYTVTHVGCVAKINPAAPLDKVCVLSCGISTGFGATVNVAKPKKGQSVAIFGLGAVGLAAAEGARVSGASRIIGVDLNPSRFNEAKKFGVTEFVNPKDYDKPVQQVIADMTNGGVDRSVECTGSVQAMISAFECVHDGWGVAVLVGVPNKDDAFKTHPMNLLNERTLKGTFFGNYKPRSDLPSVVEKYMNKELEVEKFITHTVPFSEINKAFDLMLAGESIRCIIRMDG, via the exons ATGTCTGGCACAGCTGGTCAAGTTATTCGCTGCAAAG CGGCGGTGGCATGGGAGGCGGGGAAGCCACTGGTGATTGAAGAAGTGGAGGTGGCTCCACCACAGAAAAATGAAGTTCGATTGAAGATCCTCTTCACCTCTTTATGCCATACTGATGTTTACTTCTGGGAAGCCAAG GGACAAACACCTCTCTTTCCTCGCATTTTTGGTCACGAAGCTGGAGG GATTGTAGAAAGTGTAGGGGAGGGGGTAACTGATCTCCAACCAGGAGACCATGTTCTTCCTGTGTTCACAGGAGAGTGCAAGGAATGTCCTCACTGTCATTCAGAGGAAAGCAATATGTGTGACCTCCTCAGGATCAATACTGACAGGGGTGTTATGATTAATGATGGTCAGTCGAGATTCTCGATTAAGGGGAAGCCAATTTACCATTTTGTGGGCACTTCTACCTTCAGTGAATACACTGTTACCCATGTCGGTTGTGTTGCTAAGATCAATCCTGCTGCCCCTCTTGACAAAGTTTGTGTGCTTAGCTGTGGAATCTCCACAG GTTTTGGGGCTACTGTTAATGTCGCCAAACCGAAGAAGGGCCAGTCTGTTGCCATTTTTGGATTGGGTGCAGTTGGCCTCGCT GCTGCCGAAGGGGCAAGGGTATCAGGGGCTTCCAGGATCATTGGTGTTGATTTGAACCCAAGCAGATTCAATGAAG CCAAGAAGTTTGGGGTTACCGAGTTTGTGAATCCAAAAGATTATGACAAACCTGTTCAACAG GTGATTGCTGACATGACCAATGGTGGAGTGGATAGAAGTGTTGAATGTACTGGAAGCGTCCAGGCCATGATTTCAGCATTTGAATGCGTTCACGAT GGTTGGGGTGTTGCTGTGCTTGTGGGTGTGCCAAACAAAGATGATGCATTCAAGACTCATCCCATGAATCTGCTTAATGAGAGGACTCTTAAGGGTACCTTCTTTGGCAACTACAAACCTCGCTCTGATCTTCCTTCTGTTGTTGAAAAATACATGAACAAG GAGTTGGAGGTCGAGAAATTCATCACTCACACTGTGCCCTTCTCGGAGATAAACAAGGCATTTGACCTCATGCTTGCGGGAGAAAGCATTAGGTGCATCATTCGCATGGATGGTTAG
- the LOC102618125 gene encoding alcohol dehydrogenase 1 isoform X2: MDDRDMDHGHSAAVAWEAGKPLVIEEVEVAPPQKNEVRLKILFTSLCHTDVYFWEAKGQTPLFPRIFGHEAGGIVESVGEGVTDLQPGDHVLPVFTGECKECPHCHSEESNMCDLLRINTDRGVMINDGQSRFSIKGKPIYHFVGTSTFSEYTVTHVGCVAKINPAAPLDKVCVLSCGISTGFGATVNVAKPKKGQSVAIFGLGAVGLAAAEGARVSGASRIIGVDLNPSRFNEAKKFGVTEFVNPKDYDKPVQQVIADMTNGGVDRSVECTGSVQAMISAFECVHDGWGVAVLVGVPNKDDAFKTHPMNLLNERTLKGTFFGNYKPRSDLPSVVEKYMNKELEVEKFITHTVPFSEINKAFDLMLAGESIRCIIRMDG, encoded by the exons ATGGATGATCGTGACATGGATCATGGTCACTCTG CGGCGGTGGCATGGGAGGCGGGGAAGCCACTGGTGATTGAAGAAGTGGAGGTGGCTCCACCACAGAAAAATGAAGTTCGATTGAAGATCCTCTTCACCTCTTTATGCCATACTGATGTTTACTTCTGGGAAGCCAAG GGACAAACACCTCTCTTTCCTCGCATTTTTGGTCACGAAGCTGGAGG GATTGTAGAAAGTGTAGGGGAGGGGGTAACTGATCTCCAACCAGGAGACCATGTTCTTCCTGTGTTCACAGGAGAGTGCAAGGAATGTCCTCACTGTCATTCAGAGGAAAGCAATATGTGTGACCTCCTCAGGATCAATACTGACAGGGGTGTTATGATTAATGATGGTCAGTCGAGATTCTCGATTAAGGGGAAGCCAATTTACCATTTTGTGGGCACTTCTACCTTCAGTGAATACACTGTTACCCATGTCGGTTGTGTTGCTAAGATCAATCCTGCTGCCCCTCTTGACAAAGTTTGTGTGCTTAGCTGTGGAATCTCCACAG GTTTTGGGGCTACTGTTAATGTCGCCAAACCGAAGAAGGGCCAGTCTGTTGCCATTTTTGGATTGGGTGCAGTTGGCCTCGCT GCTGCCGAAGGGGCAAGGGTATCAGGGGCTTCCAGGATCATTGGTGTTGATTTGAACCCAAGCAGATTCAATGAAG CCAAGAAGTTTGGGGTTACCGAGTTTGTGAATCCAAAAGATTATGACAAACCTGTTCAACAG GTGATTGCTGACATGACCAATGGTGGAGTGGATAGAAGTGTTGAATGTACTGGAAGCGTCCAGGCCATGATTTCAGCATTTGAATGCGTTCACGAT GGTTGGGGTGTTGCTGTGCTTGTGGGTGTGCCAAACAAAGATGATGCATTCAAGACTCATCCCATGAATCTGCTTAATGAGAGGACTCTTAAGGGTACCTTCTTTGGCAACTACAAACCTCGCTCTGATCTTCCTTCTGTTGTTGAAAAATACATGAACAAG GAGTTGGAGGTCGAGAAATTCATCACTCACACTGTGCCCTTCTCGGAGATAAACAAGGCATTTGACCTCATGCTTGCGGGAGAAAGCATTAGGTGCATCATTCGCATGGATGGTTAG
- the LOC127902702 gene encoding uncharacterized protein LOC127902702 has protein sequence MHSTSRHNLHKSLESLQPYTTKPNFIFIVGELTQQNPISFSSLEKKQSLICFHLMHEMTSCGGPKLPRSEHRRRPVSVATGIGSQKSLIYMDIEAVVSGKMVNVAHVIPEQYTLKKLWEDVKDVCFDLPVYEAKEVRFEVLLPWEILNMSLKTDSDLQDAFKKLRNKHYSWAMFVIKTELDSKSVLSVQNQKKKAPFDKFSVTQYAEPEVDWSDFAAENEFTLPDLNAETSNAGAGVGVNIDGLDSGDSDEEFDYVNEDKWDARLDDYYSADDSGADSDAGDDENIVSATCNYEANSGGFEFTPDGANIVLKIGQLFKTVDEFRNVVKVFAIKDGFRLKRVKNEKSRVTLNCATPRCTWRIHASPNWNKKHFQIKTYMPEHTCERNNENYEANSTWIAATYLHLFRSNTQLPIDVLGSELFRNYGIKCCNQRLYRAKNKALELLGQDHKASFTKLFRYMNAILSSNPGSTVSLEKDWLGGGVNPHFKFFFVFFNANRRGFFEGCRQFIGVDGCHLKGLYKGVLLSAVSVDANYGIYPLAMCVVDSENTESWTYFMEKLYEQIGCNGGEGLCFMSDRQKGILNALERVFPYALKRYCCRHIYSNFKQKFPGMLLKKEFWAACRSANQVDFNNHMAEIYSISPAAHKWLLQIPVVCWAKHCFPVQIKCSHVTNNMTESFNNWISNFRGMPIVRMLEEIRRKIMILIHKRYEQANTWQDELPPLVRRKVIEEGLNLEHCQLSLVMTKPLK, from the exons atgcaCTCCACTTCAAGACACAACTTACACAAATCGTTGGAGAGCTTACAGCCTTACACAACAAAacccaatttcattttcatcgtTGGAGAGCTTACACAACAAAacccaatttcattttcatcgtTGGAGAAGAAGCAATCACTGATCTGTTTTCATCTAATGCACGAGATGACATCGTGCGGTGGTCCAAAGCTTCCACGAAGTGAGCATCGCCGACGGCCAGTGTCTGTCGCGACTGGAATTGGATCACAAAAGAG CTTAATTTACATGGACATAGAAGCTGTTGTGAGTGGTAAAATGGTTAATGTTGCACATGTCATTCCAGAGCAATACACATTGAAGAAGTTGTGGGAGGATGTGAAGGATGTTTGCTTTGATTTGCCTGTATATGAAGCTAAAGAAGTAAGGTTTGAAGTGCTGCTACCTTGGGAAATATTGAATATGAGTTTAAAGACTGACTCAGACCTACAAGATGCATTCAAGAAGTTAAGGAATAAGCATTACTCTTGGGCAATGTTTGTTATCAAGACTGAGTTAGATAGTAAATCTGTTTTGAGTGTGCAAAATCAGAAGAAAAAAGCTCCATTTGATAAGTTTTCAGTTACACAATATGCTGAACCTGAGGTAGATTGGTCTGACTTTGCTGCGGAAAATGAATTTACCTTGCCTGATTTAAATGCTGAAACCTCCAATGCTGGCGCTGGGGTTGGAGTTAATATTGACGGTTTGGATTCTGGTGACAGTGACGAAGAGTTTGATTATGTCAATGAAGATAAATGGGATGCACGATTGGATGACTATTATTCAGCTGACGATAGTGGGGCAGATTCAGATGCTGGTGATGATGAGAATATTGTATCAGCTACTTGCAATTACGAGGCAAATTCTGGTGGATTTGAGTTCACCCCTGATGGTGCAAATATTGTACTTAAAATTGGGCAATTATTCAAGACAGTTGATGAATTTAGAAATGTTGTGAAAGTTTTTGCAATAAAGGATGGTTTTAGGCTTAAGAGGGTGAAGAATGAAAAGAGCAGGGTGACACTTAATTGTGCAACTCCAAGATGCACTTGGAGGATACATGCAAGTCCAAATTGGaacaaaaaacattttcagaTCAAGACTTACATGCCTGAACATACTTGTGAGAGAAACAATGAGAATTATGAAGCAAATTCAACATGGATTGCAGCCACATATCTCCATCTATTTAGAAGCAACACACAACTCCCCATTGATGTGCTTGGCTCAGAACTTTTCAGAAACTATGGGATAAAATGTTGCAACCAGAGACTGTATAGAGCCAAGAATAAAGCCTTGGAGTTGCTCGGTCAAGATCACAAGGCTAGCTTCACAAAGCTGTTCAGGTATATGAATGCTATCTTATCCTCTAATCCCGGTTCAACAGTCTCGTTAGAAAAAGATTGGTTAGGTGGTGGGGTGAAtcctcattttaaatttttttttgtgttttttaatgCTAATAGAAGGGGATTCTTTGAAGGTTGTAGGCAATTTATAGGTGTAGATGGTTGTCACCTTAAGGGTCTGTATAAAGGGGTCCTATTGTCTGCTGTTAGTGTAGATGCCAACTATGGCATATATCCGTTAGCCATGTGTGTAGTAGACAGTGAAAACACTGAGTCTTGGACTTACTTTATGGAGAAACTGTATGAGCAAATAGGCTGTAATGGTGGTGAGGGTCTTTGCTTTATGAGTGACAGACAAAAGGGGATATTGAATGCTCTTGAGAGGGTTTTTCCTTATGCTTTAAAAAGGTACTGTTGTAGGCATATTTATTCAAACTTCAAGCAAAAATTTCCTGGTATGTTGCTGAAAAAAGAATTCTGGGCTGCATGTAGAAGTGCAAATCAAGTTGATTTCAATAACCATATGGCTGAAATTTATAGTATCAGCCCTGCTGCTCACAAATGGTTGTTGCAAATTCCAGTGGTTTGTTGGGCTAAGCATTGCTTCCCTGTACAAATCAAGTGTTCGCATGTCACAAACAATATGACTGAATCCTTTAATAATTGGATCAGTAACTTCAGAGGCATGCCCATTGTGAGAATGCTTGAGGAGATTAGAAGGAAGATTATGATATTGATACACAAAAGATATGAGCAGGCCAACACTTGGCAAGATGAGCTGCCTCCACTTGTTCGGAGGAAGGTTATAGAAGAAGGGTTGAATCTAGAACATTGTCAGTTATCTTTGGTCATGACAAAACCTTTGAAGTAA